The window AATTTCGAGTGAGGCGAGTGAGAAATCCAGCAAGCGAGACTCCACCCGTCCAAGATGGAGTTTCATTACACTCTGAGCCCAGGCTAGACGCAGCGCAAGGTTGAGCATCTGTGTTTTAAGGGTGTTAGTATCACTGAACTTGGGAATTGGGATTTTCTGAGTCAGCTGTAGTATTGAAAATTAGGCAAACAAGGTATAGTACCATGGAAACATAGTAGATCGACTTTTTCTTCAGGATGAGCTGATCCCGAAGCCATAAGTTCTTAGATTTGGGGTTTAAGAAACCCCAGTCCATGACAAAGTCCCAGTAGAGCTGGTAAATGGTGGCGCCTGAGGATGAAATGACTACCATCCACATCCAGAGTGGTGTCGGAGTTGCAGCGTACTTGAACCTCACAGCAGCTGCAACCATTGCTGATACGTACTTTCCAGCATTAGCAAGTTGGTTGATGTCATGACCTTCTTCCAGGTACCTCCTTAAACACTATAACAGATATTGGAATTCCATTAAGTTTGACTTAATCTGAAGAAACTGCCAGCTGCAGAATTTTACATTGTTCACATGTAGATTTGATTATACCTGCATTGCTCTCCAGTAGTAAGGTAGGAAGGAAATCACATAGGCCAGGTGTGTGTATTGTGGGCTGCTGGTGCAAGTCTCATATGCTTGATTCCTAAAGGTTCCAGCCATGAAGTAGCATGCTGCGAATTCCATATGTCTTAGTAATGGGATCTGGAAGATAGAACCAGTTAAACGGATAAGAACCTGCATTGCAAGGCTCAATGAAATTTGTAGCATGAGGTTCTCAGAATTTACCTGGCTGGTTAGCTGGTCAGCCATAAAGAAATCAGCCATCAGAACCTGCATGGTAACGCAGCCTgctcatcagatggatgtttcCAACTTTCTGTGAACTGCAGAAAAGAACTCTGGGGTCCTTTAGACCTTTACCTTGTAGAATGGTGAGAATATGATGTTGCGCATGACACGCATGAAGCAGTAGCGCGTCGAGCGGTAGAATATGTTGAATGGGCAGAAGAGAACCCCAGTtgacagctgaaaacaaagaccAAAGGGTGGTGGAGAACTGAAATCAGTACATATCTTTGGCACCACAGCACTTATTCTTTTCCCTATGGCTTGTGTTTCTTACAACTAGGAGTGCCCCGGGCAATGCGTCGGTGTAGGTTGCGCCGGCATTCCTGAGGAACAGGTTGATGACCAGTGCTGCAACGACGGTGCACATGATGGATGCCGACATGAGGAAGGCGTCCCTGTGCGTCAGGGCGGTGCTGGAGGAGAAATCGAAGATGAAATTGTGGTTGATTCTGGTGCTCTTCCACATGAAGAGGTTGCAGCCGTACAGGAAAACATGCAGGCTGATGAGTGCGAACATGCTGCAGGAGCAAAGGCCGAAACTATGTTACTTAAGGTAAAAATTGCATCCTTGTTTTATCATGAAACCGTTAAGGATGCTATCTGAAAGTTAACATTCATGCATGTTCAGAAGAAGCCTGTGTGAAGTTAGCTTCAGAAATGACCTGAAAACATGGTAGACTATGTCCATGTAGGTTGGGCTTCCGGTAGATGAGAAAATGCCGGCGACATGGGCTAGGACTGAATATATGATGAACAGCGACACGAATGTGCCTGTGAACAGGCCTGAAAACACAAGAAACAGCGAGGTCAGCATACATATGGACTACTATGCATTTGGTGTCTGAAATTAAGAAGACAAGCAATTCGATCTTCGCGGAGGCTACTCGCCTACGAGGAAGGTGATCATATGGGTGTTCCTGGGCTGCTGCGGCTTGAGGTACTTCATGGCCACCTTCCTGTCGTTGCCGGCGAAGTGCCTCAAGAAGATGCACTCCACCTCGTCCGCGAGCTGAAGCACCTGCTCAGGATTTCACCACATGTTAATTGTTCCTTGACCAGTTCGTCTCCTTCGGGTAGGTGTAGCGTGCTCGTCAGAGGGGATTCAGGGGATATTGTACCTTGTCGGAGCTGCTGAATGGCGACCTCTTCACCTTCTCTGAGAACTTGTCCGTGGCTTGGTGCTGCTCTGACACCTGGGTGCAGAGAGCATTTCTCGTCACTTGTAGATAGCGAAACGCATATAGTGTGTATATCTGAATTCTTCGTACAAATCATGCCATGTTACTAAAATAGATAATCTATTAAGTTTTGGGGGGAAATTAGTTTTATGCATATAAAACTTGCAGCATTTTTCTTTTGTAATACTAATACATGAGGGTCTATATTCCTTTGCATGTTTTGATAATAACTTAGCTTTTAAGTGTACCAGTTCATTTTATTCTGTCCTACTGTCGTCTTGTCTAGTCTCTTCCCTCCTCTAGTCCTTCCACTTCAAAAGAGCACGTATATGCTGCCTATAGCTAGTTGAGAAGTAGTGGTACCTTGACGAATTTCTTCAATATTTTTGTGAAAGCCTTTACATTGAGAGAGCTGCATCCATCCACAAAGATATGCCACACAAAACAAAGGAAAAGGCGATCAATCAACCCATCACCACCGCACAACAAAAGTCTCACGTTTAGCAACAGCAGAAAAGGACAGGTCTAGTAAAATAAACTACTATTGGCTAGCTTAGtgtaatgtttttttttaaaacaactAATTGGTGTCGCCCTCCAGGGTTAGTGCATGGCTCCTACGTGATGCTGGGCTCCATCCATGCAAAGTGGCTGAaatttgaagccttctagctagTAGCAACTGTGTCACAGCGTGCTTGTTATACGTGGATTGATGCACACGGATACAGAGTATACTCATCACTCATAAGACGAAGCAGAGCTCTACCACTCACTCACTCTGCATCGTCTTGTGGATGAACAGAGCAGGTGGTGTTGGTTTGTGTGATGAGATTGCGAGTGCCGTAGGAAGGCAAGGCAAGATTAGATGAGCATGCAACTGTCGTGACGGCCAGTTATAATAATGGCATCCGATCGATCGAGATTGAGTACTAGTACTAGCTAGCTAATAGTAAAGCATGTGTATGTACCTGAACTTCTTGAGGAGCTCGAGGCCGCGGTAGAGCGCGAGGAAGGCGTCGCGGATGTTCTTCTCGGCGTGCTGGAGCTTCTTGCGGTggacgaaggcggcggcggggtcggcgcCGTCCTTGCGGAGCACGTTGACGAGCTCCTCCCACACCTTGAGCGCCGCCCTGCCGGGGCTCGTCGGCGGGATGTCGATCCGCACCGTCGCCGGCAGCTGAAGCAGCGCGGCCCGCCCCATGAGCTGCTTCCCGCTGCCGTCCTTCTTGGCCTTGGCCAGCCCGCCGCCCACGAAGCTGACGCCGTTgcgctccagcgccgccatcacctcctccgccacggccgcgccctccgccaccCGCGCCTGCTGCAGCTCCACGCTCCCATCTGCGCGGTCGGCGTCGTCAGTCACGTGCGCGGCATGCATGCAAAGCAAaggccccccaaaccatggggcggtgggtgggtggggttCATGTGCCCGCAGCCAGCTTTGCCGCCCGTGGACGGAGATCAGAATCAGATCACCTACCCGACATGGActgcggcgaggcgaggccggagaggaggtggcggccgctGGACCCGTTCacggacggcgagggcggcggcatgGAGTTGGCCCGGCCGAGCGCCCTCCCTCGGCCGCGGCGGGAGGACGCCGCCGCGTGGTCGGCGAGGATGCGCTTGACGTCGGCGAGGATGCGGAGCTGCTCGATGAGCGCGTCGCCGCGCGCCAGCAGCTCCGCCTCCTGCGTCGCGTAGAACTTGTTCACCTTGTCCAGCTCCTCGTCCGCCTTCTCCAGGAACTCTTGCTCCTGCGGGCGTGCGCAATCATGTGAATTGCCTTGCTGATTAATAAGCTCTAGCTAGTGTGCAGGGGGCATGTATGCATGCTTCAATAATCCATCGACTAGATAGATGATTGATTACATGCTTGTCCGTGGATCGCACGAGCTCCCCTGAATCCGACTCCAAgctctcctcctcgccctcctgTACGTTAGTTGGTATACGCGCGTCAGAAATACTGCTGGGCCCGCCGCTGTATCTCTACTCACTCGATCGCCCGGTGTACGTACACCTACGGCTGGCTAGCTACACGGCCCAAACAAGCTGAGGATCGAGGCGCGAGCGCGACACGGTACACTGCTAGGAGCCTAGAACACGTACTGGTGAAGAAGCCGCCGCATGATGGGCGGCGAAGCGGGCGGCGATGGAGCGGACGGGATCAAGGACCGAGAAGCCATAGCTGCTTCCGgtttcgccggcggcgagcagcggcggcgggccggcgtcGCGGCGGGCGATCTTGATCCTCTTGATGAGCTTCTTGAGGCACTTGTAGTCGACGAAGACGGCCTTCCACTCGGGGATGATGCTGGCCTCGTACTCCCGCGAGAACTTCACCATCCTCCGCCACCTGCCGGCACTGCCGTATATATGCtacgctagctagctagctcgatCGACCTTGGTTGCAGTGCTGCAGGAGCGGAGGATCGGATCGAGGTGATAGCAGTTTGTTCACATGTTGGTGTGGTGGATCGAACGGCCGGCCGGAGCGCGGCGCCGGGAGACAGGGACGGGGGGCAGGGGTGGTGGCGGAAGCAACCCTGCCTGCTTATATAGATGGAGGAGAGCGGATCGGAGGAAGGAGGCGCGGTCCTCAACTCGCCCGGCTCCTCTGCTCCCGTATTTATGCAAATTAGCAAGCTCGATCGCTTCAACAGCTAAGGAGGTAACAATATTAGGTAGTACGTGCTGAGAAACGACTACCAGGCATGTTAACGTTGTAGTGGAGATGGAGCTCGTGTATGCATAAATTAAtgcaagagagagggagagcagACGGAGTAGTGGTGCTGCAACAGCCGGGGGGATAACAATATTCGGTAGAGAGAGAAAGGTAACTAAAGGGGAAATCTAAAGGGAAACAAGCGGCCAGCTGGCCTGCGGATGCGTGCTTGCTCGCTTGCCTCTAGTGGAGATCGAGCTTGCAGTTCATGTTTGCAcaatgcgtgtgtgtgtgtgtgtatatatatatatatagagtaaCTCCTCGATCATCCGCGTCTGTTGGTTGGGTTCAGTTTCGCCTTGTGGCCGGTCGCTTTTCTTGGCCCGATGGAGAAAAGAAAGGCGCGTCGCTTGCTTTCGCCCGCATCTTTCCGGCGAAAAGCTAGTAGAGGGCAAATTGCGATTGCGTCGCGGCAATTAAGCGGTTGGCGTAAACTGTCATCAGGAGGGAGGATTAGTGCCGTAAAACACTCTGAATAATCCCCCCCTCCCTAGCTCTAGCTATAGTGCCGCGCACCACCGCGGAtagatcatgcatgcatgcgtggCTGGCTCGAATGCAAGTTGGAGGATGCATTGGCAGCATGGACCAGCCAACGAGCTGAGCTTGCCGGTGGTGAGCTAGCTAGCGAGGCTCAGTGCGGGCCGCGAGGCCCTGACGTGGCCATGACGCCGCGACAGCATATATCTCACGCACCTCGGCACCTGACCTGACTGACCGCCGCCTTGCTTGCATATGTTGTCCCCTTTTTTTCAGAGTACACGtaacaaattaaaactttgTTTGCTTATTATTAACTAGGCGTATAGACCGCGCAAATgcacggctagtattgaaaattcaaaaattcgcaCATCATTATATCCTTActtaaaaattatactattttttttaccatacatcaccttgttcattatcgtaaattatatcttattattggttaaaaaaattcaaatataatctacctataataataatttgatttgttgagctttaataatattatgcatataattattcttattttcgttttattttgattgttagctttagtttttattaatagtatatgtttgtagctgatacatagctaaatgatattttatatttaatttttcataatagcattggtgggtgatttttaattagccaATGGAGTGTTTTAGGTTAATTTTATCATAATGCCAGTGGtggttaattttaattttttattttttttcgattaacgtgagaatttctaaaccttgagagcgaacgtggagggtccgtttgttggccaaataataagataatagattataTTACCTGCAGATGAaacgctagctgctgctgcattcatatataatatatataacatgtGTGTTTTTCAGAGCCAGATCGAGCGAACATATACACGTCGTCGTTGTGGTTTCAGAAGCTAGCTTAGCATCGCCAATCAGCTTGGGTCCACGAGCAACAGGTTAAAAAGGCCGCCTGTATGCTAACCACCCAGACGGTAGGTGACAAGCAGGGCAACGACGTGAACGGCAACAGTGGGCAGGCGTGCCCTGCTGCCCTTCTGCCGCCACCCCGCCATGACATTCTGGTTCGTTGTCACGCGGCACACTCCCCTCTCGCCCGGATCGGTCTCCGATCCTCCTCCGATCCGGCCGGCACACGGGGCTTGCTCGATCCTTTCATTCCCTAGCTACTAGTGATAGATCCTCCGACGATGACGGTGCTGCCACCGGGACACGGACGGCATGGGCACCAGCTggggcagcagcggcagctAGCGGCGCGCATCATTGCGTGCACTCTCGCCTCGGTTCGGTTGCTGCGCGGCGTAGCTGATGACACTGGATGTGTCGTTGTGAGACGGCATGGTACGTACGGTGCCAAGCGCAAAACCTGCGAAAC is drawn from Panicum virgatum strain AP13 chromosome 1N, P.virgatum_v5, whole genome shotgun sequence and contains these coding sequences:
- the LOC120657566 gene encoding phosphate transporter PHO1-2-like isoform X1, which gives rise to MVKFSREYEASIIPEWKAVFVDYKCLKKLIKRIKIARRDAGPPPLLAAGETGSSYGFSVLDPVRSIAARFAAHHAAASSPEGEEESLESDSGELVRSTDKHEQEFLEKADEELDKVNKFYATQEAELLARGDALIEQLRILADVKRILADHAAASSRRGRGRALGRANSMPPPSPSVNGSSGRHLLSGLASPQSMSDGSVELQQARVAEGAAVAEEVMAALERNGVSFVGGGLAKAKKDGSGKQLMGRAALLQLPATVRIDIPPTSPGRAALKVWEELVNVLRKDGADPAAAFVHRKKLQHAEKNIRDAFLALYRGLELLKKFSSLNVKAFTKILKKFVKVSEQHQATDKFSEKVKRSPFSSSDKVLQLADEVECIFLRHFAGNDRKVAMKYLKPQQPRNTHMITFLVGLFTGTFVSLFIIYSVLAHVAGIFSSTGSPTYMDIVYHVFSMFALISLHVFLYGCNLFMWKSTRINHNFIFDFSSSTALTHRDAFLMSASIMCTVVAALVINLFLRNAGATYTDALPGALLVLSTGVLFCPFNIFYRSTRYCFMRVMRNIIFSPFYKVLMADFFMADQLTSQIPLLRHMEFAACYFMAGTFRNQAYETCTSSPQYTHLAYVISFLPYYWRAMQCLRRYLEEGHDINQLANAGKYVSAMVAAAVRFKYAATPTPLWMWMVVISSSGATIYQLYWDFVMDWGFLNPKSKNLWLRDQLILKKKSIYYVSMMLNLALRLAWAQSVMKLHLGRVESRLLDFSLASLEIIRRGHWNFYRLEHEHLNNAGKFRAVKTVPLPFRELETD
- the LOC120657566 gene encoding phosphate transporter PHO1-2-like isoform X2 — translated: MVKFSREYEASIIPEWKAVFVDYKCLKKLIKRIKIARRDAGPPPLLAAGETGSSYGFSVLDPVRSIAARFAAHHAAASSPEQEFLEKADEELDKVNKFYATQEAELLARGDALIEQLRILADVKRILADHAAASSRRGRGRALGRANSMPPPSPSVNGSSGRHLLSGLASPQSMSDGSVELQQARVAEGAAVAEEVMAALERNGVSFVGGGLAKAKKDGSGKQLMGRAALLQLPATVRIDIPPTSPGRAALKVWEELVNVLRKDGADPAAAFVHRKKLQHAEKNIRDAFLALYRGLELLKKFSSLNVKAFTKILKKFVKVSEQHQATDKFSEKVKRSPFSSSDKVLQLADEVECIFLRHFAGNDRKVAMKYLKPQQPRNTHMITFLVGLFTGTFVSLFIIYSVLAHVAGIFSSTGSPTYMDIVYHVFSMFALISLHVFLYGCNLFMWKSTRINHNFIFDFSSSTALTHRDAFLMSASIMCTVVAALVINLFLRNAGATYTDALPGALLVLSTGVLFCPFNIFYRSTRYCFMRVMRNIIFSPFYKVLMADFFMADQLTSQIPLLRHMEFAACYFMAGTFRNQAYETCTSSPQYTHLAYVISFLPYYWRAMQCLRRYLEEGHDINQLANAGKYVSAMVAAAVRFKYAATPTPLWMWMVVISSSGATIYQLYWDFVMDWGFLNPKSKNLWLRDQLILKKKSIYYVSMMLNLALRLAWAQSVMKLHLGRVESRLLDFSLASLEIIRRGHWNFYRLEHEHLNNAGKFRAVKTVPLPFRELETD